The Candidozyma auris chromosome 1, complete sequence genome includes a region encoding these proteins:
- the SHP1 gene encoding protein phosphatase regulator SHP1 produces MSDNDQLVQSFIAVTSAPKAVAEQFLEKNNFDLTTAIEDFYASNEESHYDAHSQPDKKAPSSRKSARGGFRTLRDLNEDSDDPEDTNTNFFTGGEKSALQVENPDKDKNEGHQPSLIEKIFQKAQEQMDEPDDRPSAQMEPQRRSNFTGAGFKLGDSNQPSEVVEDPFAHARNRPMKVNREITFWRQGFTIGDGELRRYDDPENQAVLHELKQGRVPVSLLNVEFGQDVDVSVLKKTDEDYVPPKRKLGGFHGSGHRLGSPVPGESPSSVTSQPEAAQEPKAAPKPEDQGTGDSLVQIRFANGKRVAHKFNSSDSISAVYDFVRSHEHNNNSTRPFVLSHAFPVKPIEESSGVTVEEAKLKNAVIVQRWA; encoded by the coding sequence ATGTCTGATAACGACCAGCTTGTCCAGAGCTTTATAGCAGTTACCAGTGCTCCCAAGGCAGTTGCAGAGCAATTCTTAGAGAAAAACAACTTTGACCTCACCACGGCAATTGAAGACTTCTACGCCCTGAACGAGGAATCTCATTACGACGCCCACAGCCAGCCTGATAAAAAAGCCCCTTCCTCCAGGAAATCTGCTCGTGGAGGCTTCAGAACCTTGAGAGATCTCAACGAAGATTCAGATGATCCTGAAGACACAAACacgaacttcttcaccggTGGCGAGAAGTCAGCGTTGCAAGTGGAGAACCCAGATAAGGACAAAAACGAAGGGCACCAGCCTTCTCTCATCGAAAAGATCTTCCAGAAGGCACAGGAGCAGATGGATGAGCCAGACGATAGACCCTCAGCGCAGATGGAGCCGCAGAGGCGGTCGAATTTCACGGGTGCTGGCTTCAAACTCGGAGACTCGAACCAGCCGCTGGAAGTGGTGGAGGACCCATTTGCACATGCGAGAAACAGACCAATGAAAGTGAACAGAGAAATCACGTTCTGGCGTCAGGGATTCACAATTGGCGACGGGGAGTTGCGGAGATACGACGACCCTGAGAACCAGGCGGTGTTGCACGAATTGAAGCAAGGGCGCGTGCCCGTATCGCTTTTGAACGTGGAGTTTGGCCAGGACGTGGATGTGTCTGTGCTTAAGAAGACGGACGAGGACTACGTTCCGCCAAAGCGTAAGTTGGGAGGTTTCCATGGCCTGGGCCACCGGTTGGGCTCTCCAGTGCCAGGAGAGAGCCCCAGCAGCGTCACTTCGCAGCCGGAAGCGGCGCAGGAACCAAAAGCAGCACCAAAGCCAGAGGATCAGGGCACAGGAGACTCACTTGTTCAGATCAGATTCGCTAATGGCAAAAGAGTAGCGCATAAATTCAACTCGAGCGATTCCATCAGCGCTGTGTACGACTTCGTGCGGAGTCACGAgcacaacaacaactccACAAGACCGTTTGTCTTGTCCCATGCATTTCCCGTAAAGCCCATCGAAGAGTCTCTGGGGGTGACCGTTGAAGAGGCCAAGCTAAAGAATGCCGTTATCGTTCAAAGGTGGGCATAA
- the MET6 gene encoding 5-methyltetrahydropteroyltriglutamate-homocysteine S-methyltransferase, which yields MVQSSVLGFPRIGANRELKKVTEAYWSKKATVDELLAKGKELRAHNWKLQKDAGVDIIPSNDFSYYDQVLDLSLLFNVIPERYTKFDLAPIDVLFAMGRGLQRKATETEAAVDVTALEMVKWFDSNYHYVRPTFSHSTQFKLNEAAGLKPVKEYLEAKEQGIETRPVVLGPISYLYLGKADKDSLDLDPISLLDKFLSVYKSLLEELYKAGAKTVQIDEPILVLDLPESVQKLYQSTFEQLAGEGLPEITLTTYFGDVRPNLAAIKSLPVSGFHFDFVRAPAQLDEVLSILNDKQTLSVGVVDGRNIWKTDYTKASELVNKAIAKIGKDRVIVATSSSLLHTPVDLANETKLDPVIADWFQFAVQKLDAVVAIAKDVSGEDVADLYAANAKSIKARRESPITTNPKVQERMASINESLSTRKVPFAERLAAQKKKYNLPLFPTTTIGSFPQTKDIRINRNKFNKGTITKEEYEQFINKEIETVIRFQEEIGLDVLVHGEPERNDMVQYFGEQLDGYAFTTNGWVQSYGSRYVRPPIIVGDVSRPKAMSVKESVYAQSLTKAPVKGMLTGPVTCLRWSFPRDDVSQKVQSLQLGLALRDEVQDLEAAGITVIQVDEPAIREGLPLRAGQERSDYLNWAAQSFRVATSGVENSTQIHSHFCYSDLDPNHIKALDADVVSIEFSKKDDANYIREFSEYPNHIGLGLFDIHSPRIPSKEEFVSRIEEILKVYPADKFWVNPDCGLKTRGWEETKASLTNMVEAAKDFRAKY from the coding sequence ATGGTTCAATCTTCCGTCTTGGGTTTCCCCCGTATTGGAGCCAACagagagttgaagaaagtcaCCGAGGCCTACTGGTCCAAGAAGGCCACTGTGGACGAATTGTTGGCCAAGGGTAAGGAATTGAGAGCACACAACTggaagttgcaaaaggaCGCTGGCGTTGACATTATTCCTTCCAACGACTTCTCCTACTACGACCAGGTGTTGGActtgtctcttttgttCAATGTCATTCCTGAGAGGTACACCAAGTTCGACTTGGCCCCCATTGACGTTTTGTTCGCCATGGGCAGAGGTTTGCAGAGAAAGGCCACCGAAACCGAGGCTGCTGTGGACGTGACTGCTTTGGAGATGGTCAAGTGGTTTGACTCCAACTACCACTATGTGAGACCAACTTTCTCCCACTCCACCcagttcaagttgaacgaGGCTGCTGGCTTGAAGCCCGTCAAGGAGTACTTGGAGGCTAAGGAGCAGGGAATTGAGACCAGACCAGTTGTTTTGGGCCCAATCTCTTACTTGTACTTGGGTAAGGCCGACAAGGACTCTTTGGACTTGGACCCTATCTCTCTTTTGGACAAGTTCTTGTCTGTCTACAAGTCTctcttggaggagttgTACAAGGCTGGCGCCAAGACCGTCCAGATTGACGAGCCTATTCTCGTTTTGGATTTGCCTGAGTCTGTTCAGAAGCTCTACCAGTCCACTTTTGAGCAGTTGGCCGGCGAGGGCTTGCCTGAGATCACCTTGACCACCTACTTTGGTGACGTGAGACCAAACTTGGCAGCTATCAAGTCGTTGCCTGTGTCTGGTTTCCactttgactttgtcaGAGCCCCAGCTCAGTTGGACGAGGTTCTTTCCATCTTGAACGACAAGCAGACCTTGTctgttggtgttgttgacgGTAGAAACATCTGGAAGACCGACTACACCAAGGCCTCTGAGCTTGTCAACAAGGCCATCGCCAAGATTGGCAAGGACAGAGTGATTGTtgccacttcttcttccttgttgcACACTCCTGTcgacttggccaacgagACCAAGTTGGACCCTGTCATTGCTGACTGGTTCCAGTTTGCCGTGCAAAAGTTGGACGCTGTGGTGGCCATTGCCAAGGACGTCTCTGGCGAGGATGTTGCTGACTTGTACGCAGCCAACGCCAAGTCCATCAAGGCCAGAAGAGAGTCTCCTATCACCACCAACCCTAAGGTCCAGGAGAGAATGGCCTCGATCAACGAGTCTCTCTCCACTAGAAAAGTTCCATTCGCCGAGAGGTTGGCtgctcagaagaagaagtacaacTTGCCATTGTTCCcaaccaccaccattgGTTCTTTCCCACAGACCAAGGACATCAGaatcaacagaaacaagttcaacaagggcaccatcaccaaggagGAATACGAAcagttcatcaacaaggagatTGAGACTGTCATCAGATTCCAGGAGGAGATTGGCTTGGACGTGTTGGTCCACGGTGAACCCGAGAGAAACGATATGGTTCAGTACTTCGGTGAGCAGTTAGACGGTTACGCCTTCACCACCAACGGTTGGGTCCAGTCCTACGGTTCCAGATACGTTAGACCACCTATCATTGTTGGTGACGTTTCCAGACCAAAGGCCATGTCTGTCAAGGAGTCTGTGTACGCTCAGTCCTTGACCAAGGCCCCAGTCAAGGGTATGTTGACTGGTCCAGTCACCTGTCTCAGATGGTCTTTCCCAAGAGACGACGTTTCTCAGAAGGTGCAGTCGTTGCAGTTGGGTTTGGCCTTGAGAGATGAGGTTCAGGACTTGGAGGCTGCTGGTATCACCGTCATCCAGGTGGACGAACCAGCCATTAGAGAAGGTTTGCCATTGAGAGCCGGTCAGGAAAGATCTGACTACTTAAACTGGGCTGCGCAGTCTTTCAGAGTCGCCACCTCTGGTGTGGAGAACTCCACTCAGATCCACTCTCACTTCTGTTACTCTGACTTGGACCCTAACCACATCAAGGCTTTGGACGCCGACGTTGTGTCGATTgagttctccaagaaggatgaCGCCAACTACATCAGAGAGTTCTCGGAGTACCCTAACCACATTGGTTTGGGATTGTTTGACATTCACTCTCCTAGAATCCCATCCAAGGAGGAATTTGTCTCAAGAATCGAGGAGATCTTGAAGGTGTACCCAGCCGACAAATTCTGGGTGAACCCCGACTGTGGTTTGAAGACCAGAGGTTGGGAGGAGACCAAGGCTTCCTTGACCAACATGGTGGAGGCAGCCAAGGACTTCAGAGCCAAGTACTAA
- the PHR2 gene encoding 1,3-beta-glucanosyltransferase gives MLFSSLLATAVALGSASAALPEIEVVGNKFYFSNNGSQFLMRGIAYQQDTVNLTSSDGYVDPLADPDTCKRDIPYLQDLNTNIIRVYALDPTKDHTECMKALDDAGIYVIADLSEPKNSINRDSPAWNTKLLERYTTVVDAFHNYTNILGFFAGNEVTNEANNTVASAYVKAAVRDTKAYLKEKNYRSIPVGYSANDDIAIRVELADYFACGSEDERADFFGINMYSWCGSSTWEESGYKNLTQYYENLGIPIFFSEYGCNEVQPRKFQEVGTIYSSKMTDTWSGGIVYMYFQETNNYGLVTVSGSSVSTMDDYKYYKSEIHSISPSYASINTASASASATVTSCPAVNNVWRAATALPPTPDSDICECMDKSLTCVIKDSVDSDDYTELFSYLCGSDSGISCDGISGNATTGKYGAYSACESKQKLNFLLNLYYKENGSKDSACDFSGSATTQSATTASSCSAYISSAGESGLGTVTGNILNASGTSGSGSGSGSGSSSKSGSKSGSSSGSTSSSSSSSGSKSGASRASASTNTALLMIGSFIFVTLSLIMV, from the coding sequence ATGCTCTTTAGCTCGTTGCTCGCCACCGCAGTGGCCCTTGGCTCTGCCTCTGCCGCCTTGCCTGAGATCGAAGTTGTAGGCAACAAGTTCTACTTCTCCAATAATGGCTCCcagttcttgatgagagGCATTGCCTACCAACAAGACACTGTCAACCTCACTTCCTCCGATGGTTACGTCGACCCATTGGCCGACCCAGACACTTGTAAGAGAGACATTCCTTACTTGCAAGACTTGAACACCAACATCATCAGAGTGTACGCCTTGGACCCCACCAAGGACCACACCGAGTGTATGAAGGCGTTGGACGATGCCGGTATCTATGTCATTGCCGACTTGTCCGAGCCAAAGaactccatcaacagagACAGCCCTGCGTGGAacaccaagttgttggagagaTACACCACCGTCGTGGACGCTTTCCACAACTACACCAACATCTTGGGTTTCTTTGCCGGTAACGAGGTTACCAACGAGGCCAACAACACCGTTGCTTCTGCTTACGTGAAGGCCGCCGTTCGAGACACTAAGGCCTAcctcaaggagaagaacTACAGATCGATCCCCGTGGGTTACTCTGCCAACGACGACATTGCCATCAGAGTGGAGCTTGCTGACTACTTTGCCTGTGGCTCTGAGGACGAAAGAGCAGACTTTTTCGGTATCAACATGTACTCGTGGTGCGGTTCTTCTACCTGGGAAGAATCTGGCTACAAGAACCTCACCCAGTACTACGAGAACTTGGGCATTCcaattttcttctctgaaTACGGTTGTAACGAGGTGCAGCCAAGAAAGTTCCAGGAGGTCGGCACGATCTACTCTAGCAAGATGACCGACACATGGTCCGGTGGTATTGTCTACATGTACTTCCAGGAGACTAATAACTACGGTCTTGTTACTGTTTCTGGCTCTCTGGTTTCCACCATGGATGACTACAAGTACTACAAGTCTGAGATCCATTCGATTTCTCCATCGTATGCTTCGATCAACACTGCCTCTGCTTCTGCCAGCGCTACGGTGACCTCTTGCCCTGCTGTCAACAACGTCTGGAGAGCTGCCACGGCTTTGCCTCCTACTCCTGACTCAGACATCTGTGAGTGTATGGACAAGTCCTTGACCTGTGTCATCAAGGACAGTGTTGACTCTGACGACTATACTGAGCTTTTCAGCTACCTCTGTGGCTCTGACTCTGGTATTTCTTGCGACGGTATCAGCGGTAACGCTACTACCGGTAAGTATGGTGCTTACTCTGCTTGCGAGTCCAAGCAGAAATTGAACTTCCTCCTTAACTTGTACTACAAGGAAAACGGCTCGAAGGACTCTGCCTGTGACTTCAGCGGCTCTGCTACAACCCAGTCTGCCACCACTGCTTCCTCTTGTTCTGCCTACATCTCTAGCGCTGGTGAGTCTGGTCTTGGTACTGTGACTGGCAACATTCTCAATGCTAGCGGAACTTCTGGCTCTGGATCTGGAtctggctctggctctAGCTCCAAATCCGGTTCCAAATCCgggtcttcttctggctcCACCAGCTCTTCTAGCTCTAGTTCGGGCTCCAAGAGCGGTGCTTCCCGTGCTTCCGCCTCCACCAACActgccttgttgatgatcgGCTCCTTCATATTCGTGACCTTGAGCTTGATCATGGTTTAG
- the BFA1 gene encoding Bfa1p, which translates to MNRDRISRQKSAKLASHKELSEDELEIETDGFPTLRPTQNDDLFGLEDEFGTLRLSPHKKIDPRPPSKSISQKPSLSPGFMMKFVEPQEEHLSFDKDFDANDVFNPRNLLKQNQAFVTPKANPSPGTASNTSPIRRRSLSDYSEGTDTGLTSELDDGDFEEEIDDIFGKEESGIYSSGGRSNSANLSKAGQVLSTKREELQRQAEKEEAEMYERYKKLKQADVNTLKLKDHNGFSPTNPNHLDALENDGTVNYEYTRDDDEAFEDGFELDQPLDLEISKLHRSVRSSSKSRTLEREMSMPNFPKSLEPSRPTKFKSTMDLNGASRSNHPLFNDDNDIIKRLNRMPSFHQQSKPQKNDDEINRDMELRKKELLEKYMEITERQKKLNTSPKKNKNFTRDSASKRRGVGLVKFLNQGNNVPAVNANGKMKYNHANQRWEGNEHDLVRFEEYENQQQAKKPGLIRKQDFQTRMEEVQGNMRYDAENLRWINTDEDDMENERIFEDLPDLEPNDIPQYSQPQFNFDIQGRGVSTFTQRTISTTSSDRSSAIGRQNVEAEFQLSVRNLSRFEKEEAKIRRKTHTWFAPKEQYRLNRHNKFTGDYFWEIRKMVCEDS; encoded by the coding sequence ATGAACCGAGATCGAATATCTCGACAAAAACTGGCCAAACTAGCTAGCCATAAGGAGTTAAGTGAAGACGAACTTGAAATTGAAACAGATGGATTCCCCACGCTTAGACCCACTCAAAACGACGACTTAtttggacttgaagatgaattCGGCACTCTACGGCTTTCTCCACATAAGAAAATCGATCCAAGACCTCCAAGCAAATCAATTAGTCAAAAGCCATCACTTTCGCCTGGCTTTATGATGAAATTTGTGGAACCTCAAGAAGAGCATTTGTCCTTCGACAAGGAttttgatgcaaatgatgTGTTCAATCCTCGAAATTTACTCAAGCAGAACCAAGCTTTCGTTACGCCTAAGGCAAATCCTTCTCCAGGAACGGCATCTAATACATCGCCAATACGGAGAAGATCCCTCAGCGACTATAGCGAAGGAACGGACACAGGGTTGACGTCCGAGTTGGACGACGGTGATTtcgaggaagagattgacgatatttttggaaaagaggAAAGCGGAATATACAGTAGTGGTGGTCGCTCGAACTCTGCTAACTTAAGTAAGGCAGGTCAAGTATTGTCGACAAAAAGGGAGGAGTTGCAGCGAcaagcagagaaggaggaagctGAGATGTATGAGCGttacaagaagctcaagcaaGCTGATGTTAATACCCTAAAATTGAAAGATCACAACGGATTCCTGCCAACGAATCCGAATCATCTTGATGCATTGGAGAATGACGGTACCGTCAATTATGAGTACACGcgtgatgatgatgaagccTTTGAGGACGGCTTTGAGCTCGACCAGCCTCTTGACTTGGAGATTTCTAAGCTTCACCGATCCGTAAgatcaagctcaaaaagtCGAACCCTAGAGAGGGAGATGCTGATGCCGAATTTTCCGAAATCGTTGGAGCCTTCGAGACCGACAAAATTTAAATCTACCATGGATCTCAATggagcttcaagaagcaatCATCCTCTTTTCAATGACGATaatgatatcatcaagagGCTAAACCGTATGCCTTCTTTCCATCAACAGTCCAAGCCTCAAAAAAATGACGATGAAATCAATCGTGATATGGAGCTTCGTAAAAAGGAACTACTCGAAAAGTATATGGAAATTACCGAGAGGCAGAAAAAGCTTAATACAAgtccaaaaaagaacaagaacttCACTCGTGATTCCGCAAGCAAACGAAGGGGTGTCGGCCTagtgaagtttttgaatcaAGGCAATAATGTGCCAGCTGTGAATGCTAACGGAAAAATGAAGTACAATCATGCAAACCAACGGTGGGAAGGCAATGAACACGATTTAGTACGTTTTGAGGAATACGAAAACCAGCAGCAAGCTAAAAAGCCTGGATTAATTAGAAAGCAGGATTTCCAAACGAGAATGGAGGAGGTCCAGGGTAACATGAGATATGATGCTGAAAATCTACGATGGATCAACACTGACGAAGATGATATGGAAAATGAGAGAATATTTGAAGACTTGCCCGATTTAGAGCCGAATGACATTCCCCAGTACAGTCAGCCACAGTTTAACTTTGATATCCAAGGAAGGGGTGTGAGTACGTTTACACAGCGCACCATTCTGACCACTTCGAGTGATCGAAGTTCTGCAATCGGTCGACAGAACGTTGAGGCGGAATTCCAGCTTCTGGTAAGAAATCTCAGCAGgtttgagaaagaagaagccaaaatCAGGAGAAAGACACATACATGGTTTGCCCCAAAGGAGCAGTATCGGTTGAACAGGCACAATAAATTTACGGGGGACTATTTTTGGGAAATCAGAAAGATGGTCTGCGAAGACAGCTAA
- the NDT80 gene encoding transcription factor, with translation MNPNSSLMGLPSEDHLHEEVPFDEDESLHQNINPYHHNDMAALEGSASLLSQNPSSTSLSSAASTFNNTSSSKYPPHLSRRLPKALSQPQFPHFHQPPAMTVQGLPQSSNQDQVLDRHDNTLHSPLTSEQLPPPTSHGHQHSLPHDSNANVSHFQQPQLSGMRGPYSGKSASVSHLQQPHLSYQVSPQGPMQVQNPVASSAHPHLQYLNVASVPSQFTQQIPASQSSAQYYQPLSSSLPLQSSQHQYPQVVSTSYPVQAQTSQQPQLVNPLPQQFSPHMQQMEPQYHGMPNYSETSSSKGVQRSDDEVYDIGKPKVAPRSVDLFRVGPPFSETVQHLPLYRSEDHQSVIPRIKARIDRGFELSSSGLWIGYKRNYFTLVASYDLGIDLDTFADSRFYTLRPSNVGNEQLNIKYFALNIEAKCSGSDTQVRLVQHTPKRDKGPQNPPAMYPAIPGELPDHQTVKESCNKRNGSKLESMNKIFNFDRKDYWKQRGLQEGNPASILSSYPSNIAKVARFERIQFTKSIRTKVKKSHNKYFTLHAELVAVVTDNNQEEYEVVVASSSTAGLLVRGRSPSKYQSDRTSGYRGPSDSENQSM, from the coding sequence ATGAATCCCAACTCCTCCCTTATGGGGCTCCCGTCAGAGGACCACTTGCACGAGGAGGTCCCTTTCGACGAGGATGAGTCGCTTCACCAGAACATCAACCCTTACCACCACAACGACATGGCGGCGCTCGAGGGTCTGGCGTCTCTTCTATCACAGAACCCTTCGTCCACATCCTTAAGCTCAGCCGCTTCCACTTTCAACAACACATCCTCCAGCAAGTACCCGCCCCATCTTCTGAGAAGACTTCCCAAGGCGCTTTCCCAGCCTCAATTTCCCCATTTCCACCAGCCTCCTGCCATGACCGTACAAGGGCTACCTCAGAGCTCCAACCAGGACCAAGTGCTAGATAGACACGATAACACCCTCCACTCTCCTCTAACGCTGGAGCAGTTGCCTCCTCCCACATCCCACGGCCATCAACACTCCTTACCTCACGACTCGAACGCAAATGTTCTGCACTTTCAGCAGCCCCAGCTTCTGGGAATGCGTGGTCCATACCTGGGAAAGCTGGCGCTGGTGTCTCATCTACAGCAGCCTCATTTGCTGTACCAAGTTCTGCCTCAGGGCCCAATGCAAGTCCAGAATCCGGTGGCATCGCTGGCTCATCCTCACTTGCAATATCTAAATGTTGCTTCTGTGCCTCTGCAATTTACCCAACAGATTCCTGCTTCCCAGTCTTCAGCTCAGTACTACCAGCCTCTTTCACTGCTGTTGCCGTTGCAGAGCTCACAGCACCAGTATCCTCAGGTTGTGTCCACGAGCTACCCAGTTCAAGCTCAAACAAGCCAACAGCCCCAGTTGGTGaatcctcttcctcagcagTTCCTGCCACATATGCAGCAGATGGAACCGCAGTATCATGGGATGCCTAATTATCTGGAGACAAGCAGTAGCAAGGGTGTTCAGCGCAGTGATGACGAAGTTTATGATATTGGGAAACCTAAGGTAGCACCAAGATCTGTTGACCTTTTCAGAGTCGGTCCACCATTTTCTGAAACTGTGCAGCACCTCCCCTTGTATCGCTCCGAAGACCATCAGAGCGTTATTCCTCGAATAAAGGCTAGAATTGACAGAGGATTTGAATTAAGCTCCTCGGGCTTGTGGATCGGCTACAAGCGTAATTACTTCACTCTTGTTGCATCGTACGATTTGGGTATTGACCTTGACACATTTGCTGATTCCAGATTCTATACCCTCAGGCCATCGAATGTGGGCAATGAACAGTTGAATATTAAATACTTCGCCCTCAACATCGAGGCCAAGTGCTCTGGTTCCGACACCCAGGTCAGACTAGTTCAGCATACGCCGAAAAGAGACAAGGGTCCACAAAATCCTCCTGCAATGTACCCTGCCATTCCTGGCGAACTTCCAGATCACCAGACGGTCAAGGAGTCCTGCAACAAGAGAAACGGCTCTAAGCTCGAGCTGATGAACAAAATATTTAATTTCGATAGAAAAGACTATTGGAAGCAGCGAGGCTTGCAAGAGGGCAATCCCGCATCGATTCTTTCTAGCTACCCAAGTAATATCGCTAAGGTTGCACGGTTTGAGCGGATACAGTTCACTAAATCCATCCGTACTaaagtcaagaagctgcACAACAAGTACTTCACATTGCACGCGGAGCTTGTTGCTGTGGTGACTGACAACAACCAGGAAGAATATGAAGTGGTGGTTGCATCGTCTAGCACCGCAGGATTGCTTGTTAGAGGCCGGTCTCCTTCCAAGTATCAAAGTGATAGAACATCAGGTTACAGGGGTCCCAGTGACTCAGAAAACCAGAGCATGTAA
- a CDS encoding alpha/beta fold hydrolase, with amino-acid sequence MSGSSYLKLSDGTNLFYKDWGTGDPIVFSHGWPLSSDAFEDQMFYLASKGYRVIAHDRRGHGRSSQPWSGHNMDQYADDLVELVNHLGLKNAVHVGHSTGGGEVARYLARHGTKNARKAVLIGAVPPLMIKTDFNPDGVPKDALDDIRNNVLKDRSQFFQDLPTLFYGFNHDESKKSQGLIDGFWYQGMQASIKALHDCVAAFSETDQREDLKGIDIPTLVLYGDDDQIVPPKTSSEAALKLLPKGEKKVYEGGSHGICSTHKDQVNKDLYEFISK; translated from the coding sequence ATGTCAGGAAGCTCGTATTTGAAACTCTCAGACGGAACAAACTTATTTTACAAAGACTGGGGAACCGGTGATCCCATTGTGTTCTCCCATGGCTGGCCTTTATCGTCTGACGCTTTCGAAGACCAGATGTTCTATCTAGCTCTGAAGGGCTACAGAGTAATTGCTCACGACAGAAGAGGCCATGGAAGATCGTCACAGCCTTGGCTGGGTCACAATATGGACCAGTACGCTGACGACTTggttgagcttgtcaacCACTTGGGCTTGAAGAACGCTGTTCATGTGGGACACTCCACTGGCGGTGGGGAGGTTGCAAGGTACCTTGCTCGTCACGGCACTAAGAACGCTCGTAAAGCAGTCCTCATTGGTGCTGTTCCACCTCTCATGATAAAGACCGATTTCAACCCTGACGGTGTTCCCAAGGATGCTCTTGACGATATCAGGAACAACGTGTTGAAGGACAGATCGCAGTTTTTCCAAGACTTGCCTACTTTGTTCTATGGTTTCAACCATGACGAGTCGAAGAAGTCGCAGGGTTTGATTGACGGCTTCTGGTATCAGGGAATGCAGGCTTCCATCAAGGCTCTTCACGATTGCGTGGCTGCCTTCTCTGAAACTGATCAGAgagaagatttgaaaggaATTGACATTCCAACATTGGTCCTCTACGGTGATGACGATCAAATCGTGCCTCCAAAGACCTCTAGTGAAGCTGCACTCAAATTGTTGCCCAAGGGCGAAAAGAAGGTCTACGAGGGCGGTTCCCATGGTATTTGCAGCACTCACAAGGACCAGGTGAACAAAGACCTTTACGAGTTTATCAGTAAGTGA